In Pseudomonas sp. MM213, a genomic segment contains:
- a CDS encoding cbb3-type cytochrome c oxidase subunit I yields the protein MSIANPHLKFASQAVAKPYFVFALILFLGQVLFGLIMGLQYVIGDFLFPIIPFNVARMVHTNLLIVWLLFGFMGAAYYLIPEEADRELHSPKLAILLFWVFAAAGVLTILGYLLVPYAGLARLTHNELLPTMGREFLEQPTITKMGIVVVCLGFLYNIGMTLLKGRKTTVSMVMMTGLIGLAVFFLFSFYNPGNLARDKFYWWWVVHLWVEGVWELIMGSMLAFVLIKITGVDREVVEKWLYVIIAMALITGIIGTGHHFFWIGAPEVWLWVGSIFSAMEPLPFLAMVIFAFSMVKNRRRQHPNRAATLWAKGTTVTAFFGAGVWGFLHTLAPVNFYTHGSQLTAAHGHLAFYGAYAMIVMTLISYAMPRLRGLGEAGDERSQTLEIWGFWLMTLSMVMITLFLTAAGVVQVYLQRWQADGIALPFMSTVEHLQVLFWARLGSGVGFFAGLLCYLFSFKQRGRAALRAPAAVVPS from the coding sequence ATGAGCATTGCCAATCCACATCTGAAATTCGCCTCGCAAGCCGTGGCCAAACCGTACTTCGTGTTTGCCCTGATCCTGTTCCTCGGTCAGGTGCTGTTCGGTTTGATCATGGGCCTGCAATACGTGATCGGCGACTTTCTGTTCCCGATCATTCCGTTCAACGTGGCGCGGATGGTGCACACCAACCTGCTGATTGTCTGGCTGCTGTTCGGCTTCATGGGCGCGGCCTACTACCTGATCCCGGAAGAAGCCGACCGAGAGCTGCACAGCCCGAAACTGGCGATCCTCCTGTTCTGGGTGTTCGCCGCCGCCGGTGTGCTGACGATCCTGGGCTACCTGCTGGTGCCTTATGCGGGCCTGGCCAGGCTGACCCACAACGAGTTGCTGCCGACCATGGGCCGGGAGTTTCTCGAGCAGCCGACCATCACCAAGATGGGCATCGTGGTGGTGTGCCTGGGCTTCCTCTACAACATCGGCATGACCCTGCTCAAAGGTCGCAAGACCACCGTCAGCATGGTGATGATGACCGGGTTGATCGGGCTCGCGGTGTTCTTCCTGTTCTCCTTCTACAACCCCGGCAACCTCGCCCGTGACAAGTTTTACTGGTGGTGGGTGGTGCACCTTTGGGTGGAAGGCGTGTGGGAATTGATCATGGGTTCGATGCTCGCCTTCGTGCTGATCAAGATCACCGGGGTAGACCGGGAAGTCGTGGAAAAATGGCTGTACGTGATCATCGCCATGGCGCTGATTACCGGGATCATCGGCACCGGTCACCACTTCTTCTGGATCGGTGCGCCCGAGGTCTGGTTGTGGGTCGGCTCGATCTTCTCCGCCATGGAACCGCTGCCATTCCTGGCCATGGTGATCTTCGCGTTCAGCATGGTGAAGAACCGTCGTCGGCAACACCCGAATCGTGCGGCCACGCTGTGGGCCAAGGGCACCACGGTCACGGCGTTCTTCGGTGCGGGCGTCTGGGGTTTTCTGCACACGTTGGCCCCGGTCAACTTCTACACCCACGGTTCGCAACTGACGGCGGCTCACGGTCACCTGGCCTTCTACGGCGCTTACGCGATGATCGTGATGACCTTGATCAGCTACGCCATGCCACGCTTGCGCGGCTTGGGTGAAGCCGGCGACGAGCGCTCGCAGACGCTGGAGATCTGGGGCTTCTGGTTGATGACCCTGTCGATGGTGATGATCACATTGTTCCTCACCGCTGCGGGTGTCGTGCAGGTCTACCTGCAACGCTGGCAGGCCGACGGAATCGCGTTGCCCTTCATGTCCACGGTCGAACATTTGCAAGTGCTGTTCTGGGCCCGCCTGGGTTCCGGTGTGGGTTTCTTCGCCGGGTTGCTCTGCTACTTGTTCAGCTTCAAGCAACGTGGCCGCGCCGCTTTGCGCGCCCCGGCTGCCGTGGTTCCGTCATGA
- a CDS encoding nitric oxide reductase activation protein NorD, translated as MAFTVELEEWVGSVWHRFITRRASADFPEARVELISQQRPLALLFRAMGGANGVGVEAASDRDLLLRRNVLQQIAGTCKQVPLAWCDDANLRLPSSLAVFPDVALNEELYRWLALLAAQAGPMRHWGRDNQRWTQQLLQRFPALRVRYQRLVDAHLQLRPDPASLNRSEAALERALCQALREPGSVEHFPRSERAAWPLPLWLYPPQNFASAQAADLGDESEESLTTPPGEQKSGRKRATRIDESTRDGGLLVVRLENLFSWTEHVDLDRWSDDSEDPDAARVADDLDELTLSRTRLRKGGGLKLHLDLPPADVDDIPLGEGIKLPEWDYRKQRMQDSFVNLQMMVPRDCEAQPLPPRLNASARRLRRQFEHLRNDRQWLRQQPQGSELDMQAWLDFHVEREHGECAERGLFMEQRQTRRDLACLLLADVSMSTDAHLNDEHRVIDVIRDSLLLFGETLSVLGDDFALYGFSSLRRQQVRMQELKSFTQRYDDNTRGRIQGLKPGYYTRMGAAIRQATKLLGTSKRRSKLLLLLTDGKPNDLDLYEGRYGVEDTREAVREARRQGLTPFCITIDREAGDYLPYMFGANGYTLIRQPEQLPLRLPQLYRQLTQP; from the coding sequence ATGGCCTTTACCGTTGAACTGGAAGAGTGGGTCGGCAGTGTCTGGCACCGTTTCATCACCCGGCGCGCCAGCGCGGATTTCCCCGAGGCACGCGTTGAGCTGATCAGCCAGCAACGCCCGCTGGCGCTGTTGTTTCGCGCCATGGGCGGTGCCAACGGTGTCGGCGTCGAAGCCGCCAGCGACCGCGATCTGCTGCTGCGGCGCAACGTGTTGCAGCAGATCGCCGGCACTTGCAAACAAGTGCCGTTGGCGTGGTGCGACGACGCAAATCTACGGCTGCCGTCGAGCCTGGCGGTGTTTCCTGACGTTGCTCTGAACGAGGAGCTCTATCGTTGGCTCGCGCTGCTGGCGGCGCAGGCCGGGCCGATGCGTCACTGGGGGCGGGACAATCAGCGCTGGACGCAACAGCTGTTGCAGCGCTTCCCTGCGTTGCGCGTCCGCTATCAACGCCTGGTCGATGCGCATCTGCAATTACGCCCGGATCCGGCCTCGTTGAACCGCAGCGAAGCCGCGCTGGAACGGGCGTTATGCCAGGCGTTGCGTGAGCCGGGCAGTGTCGAGCATTTTCCTCGTAGCGAACGTGCAGCCTGGCCGCTGCCATTGTGGTTGTACCCGCCGCAAAATTTCGCCAGCGCGCAGGCAGCCGATCTGGGCGATGAATCCGAAGAGTCGTTGACCACGCCACCCGGAGAACAGAAAAGCGGACGCAAACGTGCCACGCGGATCGATGAAAGTACCCGTGATGGCGGGCTGTTGGTGGTGCGCCTGGAGAACCTGTTCAGTTGGACCGAACACGTGGATCTGGATCGCTGGTCGGACGACAGCGAAGACCCGGACGCCGCCCGGGTCGCCGATGACCTGGACGAACTGACGCTGTCGCGCACCCGTCTGCGCAAGGGCGGTGGCCTCAAGCTGCACCTGGATCTGCCGCCGGCCGATGTCGACGATATTCCCTTGGGCGAGGGCATCAAGTTGCCGGAGTGGGACTATCGCAAGCAACGGATGCAGGACAGCTTCGTCAATCTGCAAATGATGGTGCCGCGCGACTGTGAAGCGCAGCCGTTGCCGCCACGACTCAATGCTTCGGCGCGACGTTTGCGTCGTCAGTTCGAGCACCTGCGCAACGACCGCCAGTGGTTACGCCAGCAACCCCAGGGCTCTGAACTGGACATGCAGGCCTGGCTGGATTTTCACGTTGAACGCGAGCATGGCGAGTGCGCCGAACGGGGTTTGTTCATGGAACAACGCCAGACCCGCCGCGACCTCGCGTGCCTGCTGCTGGCCGATGTGTCGATGTCCACCGACGCCCATCTCAACGATGAACATCGTGTCATCGACGTCATCCGCGACAGCTTGCTGCTGTTCGGCGAAACCCTGTCGGTGCTGGGTGATGATTTTGCCCTGTACGGGTTTTCCTCATTGCGTCGCCAGCAAGTGCGCATGCAGGAACTCAAGTCGTTCACCCAGCGTTATGACGACAACACCCGAGGTCGCATCCAGGGGCTCAAGCCGGGTTATTACACACGCATGGGCGCCGCCATTCGCCAGGCCACCAAACTGCTGGGCACCAGCAAACGACGCAGCAAATTGTTGCTGCTGCTGACCGACGGCAAACCGAATGATCTGGATTTGTATGAGGGCCGCTACGGTGTCGAAGACACCCGCGAGGCGGTGCGGGAGGCGCGGCGCCAGGGGTTGACGCCGTTCTGCATCACGATTGATCGCGAGGCCGGGGATTACTTGCCGTACATGTTCGGCGCCAATGGCTACACCTTGATCCGCCAGCCCGAACAACTGCCTTTGCGCTTACCGCAGTTGTATCGCCAGTTGACCCAGCCTTGA
- a CDS encoding protein DnrP yields MPVCLYCQHVNPSKETECRHCGMPLPALAERAGERRQHRFMWFCIGLTIFCVAMFFWLPR; encoded by the coding sequence ATGCCCGTCTGCCTGTATTGCCAACACGTCAACCCATCCAAAGAAACCGAATGCCGCCACTGCGGCATGCCCCTGCCGGCGCTGGCCGAACGCGCCGGGGAGCGTCGGCAGCATCGGTTCATGTGGTTCTGCATCGGCCTGACGATCTTTTGCGTGGCGATGTTTTTCTGGCTGCCGCGCTGA
- a CDS encoding Crp/Fnr family transcriptional regulator, whose protein sequence is MVLHRVHHQILRSHHLFEPLNEEQLDELMSTSQLLSIDKGEPLFRQGEPADSFYFVIAGAVKIYRLTPDGQEKVFEVLSDRQTFAEAMMLMDTPNYVASAEAVCPTQLYRLSNSTYMRLLQNNSRLTFALLGKLCVRLHQRVNEIETLSLKNATHRVVRYLLTQLVRQQTIDSQFELPMAKQLIAGHLSIQPETFSRIIRRLIDEKIITQDGRQIAILDRPRLEQFE, encoded by the coding sequence ATGGTGCTTCATCGCGTCCATCACCAGATTCTGCGCAGTCATCACTTGTTCGAGCCGTTGAATGAAGAACAGCTGGATGAATTGATGAGTACCAGCCAACTGCTGAGCATCGACAAAGGCGAGCCGTTGTTCCGTCAGGGCGAGCCGGCCGATTCGTTTTATTTCGTGATTGCCGGGGCGGTGAAGATCTACCGCCTGACACCCGACGGGCAGGAAAAAGTATTCGAGGTTCTCAGCGATCGGCAAACCTTCGCCGAAGCGATGATGCTGATGGACACCCCCAACTATGTGGCCTCGGCCGAAGCGGTCTGCCCTACCCAGCTCTACCGGTTATCCAACAGCACCTACATGCGCTTGCTGCAGAACAACAGCCGGCTGACTTTCGCGCTGCTGGGCAAGCTCTGCGTTCGCCTGCACCAGCGGGTCAACGAAATCGAAACCCTGTCACTGAAAAACGCCACTCACCGGGTCGTGCGCTATCTGCTGACGCAACTGGTGCGCCAGCAAACCATCGACAGTCAATTCGAACTGCCGATGGCCAAGCAACTGATTGCCGGGCACCTGTCGATCCAGCCGGAGACGTTTTCGCGCATCATCCGCCGCCTGATCGATGAAAAAATCATTACCCAGGACGGCCGCCAGATCGCCATTCTTGATCGTCCACGCCTGGAACAGTTCGAGTGA
- a CDS encoding NnrS family protein yields the protein MQVLDRRKAMAIAPLLRLAFRPFFLAGGLLAVLVIPLWLAAFSGSLSAWQPAGGWLGWHRHELLFGFGLAIIAGFLLTAVQTWTSRPGLSGKPLAALALLWLAARVAWLVNAPWPLLVVLEMAFPLAVAALMGFTLWKVRQKRNYPIVVVLLLLAGADGLSVSGLVAGHEGWQRQGVLTGIWLVAAMMGLIGGRVIPFFTQRGLGRVDAVAPWPWLDWLLLIGSPLVALLYAVGPALNANVWVGLLFAMLGAGHLVRLVRWQDRGLWRVPLLWSLHLAYGWLAVACLGMALWHFGVPLNPSLAVHCLTIGAMGGLVLAMIARVTLGHTGRALEPPSGMTLAFILLNLACLSRVVLIVFFPLPALWLAGLCWTLAFALYAWRYGPMLLRARVDGHPG from the coding sequence ATGCAAGTGCTTGACCGCCGTAAAGCGATGGCCATCGCGCCGCTGTTACGTCTGGCCTTTCGGCCGTTCTTCCTCGCGGGCGGCCTGTTGGCCGTGCTGGTCATCCCGCTTTGGCTGGCAGCCTTCAGTGGTTCGTTGTCCGCGTGGCAGCCGGCCGGTGGTTGGCTGGGCTGGCATCGGCATGAATTGCTGTTCGGGTTCGGGCTGGCGATTATTGCGGGCTTCCTGCTGACGGCCGTACAGACCTGGACCAGTCGCCCCGGCCTCAGCGGCAAACCGTTGGCCGCGCTGGCGCTGCTGTGGTTGGCGGCGCGCGTGGCGTGGCTGGTCAATGCCCCGTGGCCGCTGCTGGTGGTGCTGGAAATGGCGTTCCCGCTGGCGGTGGCGGCGTTGATGGGCTTCACGTTGTGGAAGGTGCGGCAAAAGCGTAACTACCCGATTGTGGTGGTCCTGCTGTTGCTGGCCGGGGCCGACGGGTTGTCCGTGTCGGGGCTGGTCGCAGGTCATGAAGGCTGGCAGCGTCAGGGCGTGCTGACCGGCATCTGGCTGGTGGCGGCCATGATGGGGTTGATCGGCGGGCGCGTGATTCCGTTCTTCACCCAGCGCGGCCTCGGCCGGGTTGACGCTGTTGCCCCTTGGCCATGGCTGGATTGGCTGCTGCTGATTGGCTCGCCACTGGTGGCGTTGCTGTATGCCGTCGGCCCTGCGCTCAACGCCAATGTCTGGGTAGGTTTGTTGTTCGCGATGCTGGGGGCTGGGCATCTGGTGCGCCTGGTGCGCTGGCAAGATCGCGGCCTGTGGCGCGTGCCGTTGTTGTGGTCGCTGCACCTGGCTTACGGCTGGCTGGCGGTGGCTTGTCTCGGCATGGCGCTGTGGCATTTCGGCGTACCGCTGAACCCGAGCCTGGCAGTGCATTGCCTGACAATCGGCGCCATGGGCGGTCTGGTGCTGGCGATGATCGCGCGGGTAACGCTCGGGCATACCGGCCGTGCGCTGGAGCCACCGTCGGGCATGACCTTGGCGTTCATTTTGCTCAACCTGGCGTGTCTGAGTCGGGTCGTGTTGATTGTGTTTTTCCCTTTGCCGGCGCTGTGGCTGGCCGGTCTGTGCTGGACGCTGGCGTTTGCGCTGTACGCCTGGCGTTATGGGCCGATGCTGCTGCGGGCCCGGGTCGACGGTCATCCGGGATGA
- a CDS encoding CopD family copper resistance protein produces the protein MYPFLLITHLLAAIAFIGTLFFEVVIWHRARQPLAEAARVTADQAIAVRSRKVLHGVVLLLYGAGIALAWQHRGVLSQPLASSFGTLLSLKIILALSIIGHYLLLAYWLKSARLSTTRATWIRRSILGHMVLIVILAKAMFYWHG, from the coding sequence ATGTATCCCTTTTTGTTGATTACGCATTTGCTGGCAGCCATCGCCTTCATCGGCACGCTGTTTTTCGAAGTGGTGATCTGGCACCGCGCCCGCCAGCCGCTGGCAGAAGCGGCGCGAGTGACGGCGGATCAGGCGATTGCCGTGCGCTCGCGCAAGGTGCTGCACGGTGTGGTGTTGCTGTTGTATGGCGCCGGCATCGCGCTCGCCTGGCAACACCGCGGTGTTTTGAGCCAGCCGCTGGCCAGCAGTTTTGGCACTTTGCTGAGCCTGAAAATCATCCTGGCCCTGAGCATCATCGGCCATTACCTGCTGCTGGCGTATTGGCTGAAAAGCGCGCGGCTGTCCACGACCCGCGCGACCTGGATTCGCCGCAGCATCCTCGGGCACATGGTGTTGATCGTGATCCTGGCCAAGGCGATGTTCTATTGGCACGGCTGA
- the ytfE gene encoding iron-sulfur cluster repair protein YtfE, whose translation MSQTLLEQSLGQLACDIPGATRIFHNFKLDFCCGGHKSLREAALGKDLDPLLIADALETLQDTGETQHDWRTETSEALIAHLLTRYHARHREQLPELIRLARRVEQVHGARSTCPNGLADLLSDMQQELEGHMLKEEQVLFPMLQQGIGPQAAPPIQVLRFEHDQHGEALEQMLALTHHITPPADACNTWRALYRGLLEFKDDLMQHIHLENNVLFINALNPHH comes from the coding sequence ATGAGCCAGACCCTACTGGAACAAAGCCTCGGCCAACTGGCCTGCGACATTCCCGGCGCCACCCGAATCTTTCACAACTTCAAACTGGACTTCTGTTGCGGCGGGCATAAAAGCCTGCGGGAAGCGGCCCTTGGCAAAGACCTCGATCCGCTGCTGATTGCCGATGCCCTGGAAACCCTGCAAGACACCGGCGAAACCCAGCACGACTGGCGCACCGAAACGTCCGAGGCGTTGATTGCCCACCTCCTGACGCGCTACCACGCCCGCCACCGCGAGCAACTGCCGGAACTGATCCGCCTGGCCCGACGCGTCGAGCAAGTGCACGGGGCGCGCAGCACCTGTCCCAACGGCCTGGCCGATCTGCTGAGCGACATGCAGCAAGAACTCGAAGGCCACATGCTCAAGGAAGAACAAGTGCTCTTCCCGATGCTGCAACAAGGCATCGGCCCGCAGGCCGCACCGCCGATCCAGGTGCTGCGTTTCGAACATGATCAACATGGCGAAGCGCTGGAACAGATGCTCGCCCTGACCCACCACATCACTCCGCCGGCGGATGCCTGCAACACCTGGCGCGCACTCTATCGCGGGTTGCTGGAATTCAAGGACGACCTGATGCAACACATTCACCTGGAAAACAACGTGCTGTTCATCAACGCCCTGAACCCACACCACTGA
- the norR gene encoding nitric oxide reductase transcriptional regulator NorR, which translates to MLRESLAADLIVELPNAVRLQRLVQTLRQYFNSGAVGLLRLDDDSLRPVATVGLVHEALGRRFVIAQHPRLAAIMASREPVWFEPDSRLPDPYDGLLDNHIGEPLPVHDCMGVSLYVEGRIWGAITLDALHAGTFDSRAREELKRCTLQIEAAVRVTRLEQENRSLRLSRSDPQDLRMPVEEGEILGQSEVLHQLLNELDVLADSDLPVLLLGETGVGKELFARRLHRLSRRSHKPLIQVNCAALPESLAESELFGHVKGAFSGATGDRAGRFDAANGGTLFLDEVGELPLSVQAKLLRTLQNGEIQRLGADKPLHVDVRIIAATNRHLPDSIRDGLFRADLYHRLSVYPVPIPSLRERGNDVLMLAGHFLELNRARLGLRGLRLSPAAERALLAYTWPGNVRELEHVISRAALKQLSRGSSRALIMTLEPEILDLDSAPSAPQVVTEPCDAAPADLPFQPLGEAVDDYQRKKILQALSLSGENWASAARILEVDPSNLHKLARRLRLK; encoded by the coding sequence ATGCTGCGTGAAAGCCTGGCGGCCGACCTGATTGTCGAGTTGCCCAATGCCGTACGGTTGCAACGACTGGTCCAGACCCTGCGCCAATACTTCAACAGTGGCGCGGTGGGTTTATTGCGTCTGGATGACGACAGCCTCAGGCCCGTGGCGACGGTGGGGCTGGTGCATGAAGCGTTGGGGCGCCGGTTCGTCATTGCCCAGCATCCCCGGCTGGCGGCGATCATGGCCTCGCGCGAACCCGTCTGGTTCGAGCCCGACAGTCGCCTGCCGGATCCTTACGACGGATTGCTCGACAACCACATCGGCGAACCGCTGCCGGTGCATGACTGCATGGGCGTGAGCCTGTATGTCGAGGGGCGGATCTGGGGCGCGATCACCCTTGATGCGCTGCACGCCGGAACCTTCGACAGCCGCGCACGGGAGGAGCTCAAGCGCTGCACCTTGCAGATCGAAGCAGCCGTACGGGTCACTCGCCTGGAACAGGAAAACCGCAGCTTGCGCCTGTCCCGCAGCGATCCTCAGGATTTGCGAATGCCGGTCGAGGAGGGCGAGATCCTCGGGCAGAGTGAGGTGTTGCATCAGCTACTCAATGAGCTGGACGTGTTGGCCGACTCCGATCTGCCGGTGTTGCTGCTGGGCGAAACCGGCGTTGGCAAAGAACTGTTCGCCCGGCGCTTGCATCGTCTGTCGCGGCGCAGCCACAAGCCGCTGATTCAGGTCAACTGCGCGGCCCTGCCCGAGTCGTTGGCGGAAAGTGAATTGTTCGGACACGTCAAAGGCGCCTTCTCTGGCGCCACGGGTGACCGTGCCGGGCGCTTCGATGCGGCCAACGGTGGCACGCTGTTCCTCGATGAAGTCGGTGAGTTGCCATTGAGTGTGCAAGCGAAATTGCTGCGCACCTTGCAGAACGGCGAGATCCAGCGCCTGGGCGCGGACAAGCCGCTGCATGTCGATGTGCGCATCATCGCCGCCACCAATCGGCACCTGCCGGACAGCATTCGCGATGGCCTGTTTCGGGCCGATCTGTATCACCGGCTCTCGGTGTACCCGGTGCCGATCCCGTCGTTGCGCGAACGCGGCAATGACGTGTTGATGCTGGCCGGGCATTTCCTTGAGCTCAATCGGGCGCGGCTCGGCCTGCGTGGCTTGCGTCTGTCGCCGGCGGCGGAACGCGCGTTGCTGGCGTATACCTGGCCGGGCAACGTGCGCGAGCTGGAGCATGTGATCAGTCGTGCCGCCTTGAAGCAGCTCAGTCGCGGCAGCAGTCGTGCGTTGATCATGACGCTGGAGCCCGAGATTCTTGATCTCGACAGTGCTCCGAGCGCACCGCAGGTTGTTACTGAGCCTTGCGACGCCGCTCCGGCTGATCTGCCATTCCAGCCGCTGGGTGAAGCCGTCGACGATTATCAACGCAAGAAAATTCTCCAGGCCCTGAGCCTGTCCGGGGAAAACTGGGCCAGCGCGGCGCGGATTCTGGAAGTCGATCCGAGCAATTTGCACAAACTGGCGCGGCGTCTGCGGCTCAAGTAA
- the pdxH gene encoding pyridoxamine 5'-phosphate oxidase yields MPLSLAQMRRNYTLYGLQDEHALDDPLVMFRQWLQLARDTESAPVEANSMMLATVDSEGRPHCRVLLLKGLSEEGFTFFGHYQSDKGQQLAANPYAAMTFFWPGLERQVRIEGRVSRLDPALSDEYFDSRSMASRLGAWASPQSRPLASRAALELLLADTIKRFVGQTVSRPEQWGGYCLHPERLEFWQGRADRLHDRIDYRLHEGVWKRSRLAP; encoded by the coding sequence ATGCCGCTTTCCCTGGCCCAAATGCGCCGCAACTACACCCTGTATGGTTTGCAGGACGAGCATGCGCTGGATGACCCTTTGGTGATGTTTCGCCAATGGCTGCAACTGGCCCGCGACACCGAGAGCGCGCCTGTCGAAGCCAATAGCATGATGCTGGCGACGGTCGACAGCGAAGGGCGGCCGCACTGTCGTGTCCTGTTGCTCAAGGGCTTGAGCGAGGAAGGGTTTACGTTCTTCGGTCATTACCAGAGTGACAAGGGGCAGCAACTGGCCGCCAATCCCTATGCCGCCATGACGTTTTTCTGGCCGGGGCTGGAGCGGCAGGTGCGAATCGAAGGTCGCGTCTCGAGGCTGGATCCGGCGTTGTCGGATGAGTACTTTGATTCCCGGTCCATGGCCAGTCGTCTCGGTGCCTGGGCTTCACCGCAAAGCCGTCCGCTGGCGAGTAGGGCAGCGCTTGAATTGCTGTTGGCTGACACGATCAAACGCTTCGTCGGGCAGACTGTGTCGAGACCTGAGCAATGGGGTGGGTACTGCCTGCATCCTGAGCGCCTGGAGTTTTGGCAGGGGCGTGCGGACCGGTTGCATGACCGTATTGACTATCGCTTGCATGAGGGTGTCTGGAAACGGAGCCGTTTGGCGCCTTGA
- the moaB gene encoding molybdenum cofactor biosynthesis protein B has protein sequence MAHLAQRTFEPLNIAVLTISDTRTFDTDTSGQTLTDLLQTAGHVLIDRDLVKDDIYQIRATVSRWIADPEVQVVLMTGGTGFTARDNTPQAVLPLLDKHVEGFGELFRQVSLEEIGMSSLQSRALAGMSNGVLVCCVPGSPGACRTAWNKILLEQLDSRTGPCNFAPHLKPQAQRVIDACETRS, from the coding sequence ATGGCCCATCTGGCGCAACGCACATTTGAACCCCTGAACATTGCCGTGCTGACCATCAGCGATACACGCACCTTCGACACAGACACCTCAGGACAGACCCTCACCGATTTGCTGCAAACCGCCGGGCATGTGTTGATCGATCGTGACCTGGTCAAGGACGATATCTATCAGATCCGCGCCACCGTTTCCCGGTGGATCGCCGACCCCGAAGTACAAGTTGTGCTGATGACCGGCGGCACCGGTTTCACCGCTCGCGACAACACGCCGCAGGCTGTCCTGCCGCTGCTGGACAAACACGTGGAAGGCTTCGGCGAATTGTTCCGTCAGGTATCCCTGGAGGAAATCGGCATGTCCAGCCTGCAATCCCGGGCACTGGCCGGCATGAGCAACGGCGTGCTGGTGTGCTGCGTACCCGGTTCGCCGGGTGCCTGCCGGACGGCCTGGAACAAGATCCTGCTCGAACAACTGGACAGTCGCACCGGCCCCTGCAATTTCGCCCCGCATTTGAAACCTCAGGCCCAGCGCGTCATTGATGCCTGCGAGACACGCTCATGA
- a CDS encoding molybdopterin molybdotransferase MoeA, with the protein MTGRVCDLGNLMPVDEAISRLLDQAPPPPLVQMIRLDQAMGRVLAADIHSPVNLPAWDNSAMDGYALRAVDLPEEGGWLLIGGRIAAGDQACAPLLAQQAVQIFTGAPLPPGADTVVPQERCRVDGERVWLPPASVGDHVRKEGEEVRRGHLLLKAGKRLRAQEIGLLAGAGIARIEVYRPLQVCLLSSGNELREPGDPLAPGQIYNSNRYCLAELLRGWGVEVHDYGVMADELAASRHALSLASSECDLLLSSGGVSVGEEDHLKHAIEELGSVDFWRIAMQPGKPLAFGEVAGKPWIGVPGNPSAALITALVVVRPFLLRAQGMTDVMPRPLAVPAGFDWLQRNKRRQYLRARLTPGAGGQLSVELHPQQSSAMLTAACWADGLAVIDCEQQVLKHDNVMFLSFADLMQ; encoded by the coding sequence ATGACCGGCCGGGTGTGCGACCTCGGCAACCTGATGCCGGTGGACGAGGCCATCAGCCGCCTGCTCGATCAGGCACCGCCGCCGCCCCTGGTGCAAATGATCCGCCTGGATCAAGCGATGGGGCGCGTGCTGGCAGCGGATATCCATTCCCCGGTGAACCTGCCGGCCTGGGACAACAGCGCCATGGACGGTTACGCCCTCAGGGCCGTCGACCTGCCCGAGGAGGGTGGCTGGCTGTTGATCGGCGGGCGAATTGCGGCGGGGGATCAGGCGTGCGCACCGTTGCTCGCGCAACAAGCGGTGCAGATTTTTACCGGTGCACCCTTGCCTCCGGGCGCCGACACCGTCGTGCCGCAAGAGCGTTGCCGGGTCGACGGCGAGCGTGTCTGGTTGCCGCCCGCAAGCGTTGGCGATCACGTGCGCAAAGAGGGTGAAGAAGTTCGTCGCGGGCACCTGCTGCTCAAGGCGGGAAAGCGCCTGCGCGCACAGGAAATCGGGTTGCTGGCTGGCGCCGGAATTGCGCGGATCGAAGTCTATCGACCGTTGCAGGTGTGTTTGCTCAGCAGCGGCAATGAACTGCGCGAGCCGGGCGATCCCTTGGCGCCGGGGCAGATCTACAACAGCAATCGCTACTGTCTGGCGGAGCTGTTGCGTGGCTGGGGCGTCGAGGTGCATGACTACGGCGTGATGGCCGATGAGCTGGCGGCCAGTCGGCACGCCTTGAGCCTGGCGTCGTCGGAATGCGACCTGTTGCTGAGCAGCGGCGGCGTTTCGGTCGGCGAGGAAGATCATCTCAAGCACGCCATCGAGGAACTGGGCAGCGTCGATTTCTGGCGCATCGCCATGCAGCCGGGCAAACCGCTGGCCTTTGGCGAAGTGGCGGGCAAACCGTGGATCGGCGTGCCCGGCAATCCTTCGGCGGCATTGATAACCGCGTTGGTGGTGGTGCGACCGTTCTTGCTCCGGGCCCAGGGTATGACGGACGTGATGCCACGGCCACTGGCCGTGCCCGCCGGGTTCGACTGGTTGCAACGCAACAAGCGCCGGCAATACCTGCGAGCCAGGTTGACGCCCGGCGCCGGCGGCCAGTTGAGCGTGGAATTGCACCCTCAGCAAAGCTCGGCGATGTTGACGGCCGCGTGCTGGGCTGACGGGCTGGCAGTGATCGACTGCGAGCAGCAAGTGCTCAAGCACGACAACGTGATGTTCCTGTCCTTTGCCGACCTGATGCAGTGA